Within Theileria orientalis strain Shintoku DNA, chromosome 4, complete genome, the genomic segment TGAATGAGTATccaattaaaattacaattaattCGTTTAATggatttatctttattatttttaagaCATTGTATTTATCTTACAAGTTTGATTATGGTTGGACTTTTGTTACGAAATCTGATTTTGAGCCTCTCGAATAttccaaatttaaatttgttacaGTGGATTCCAATGGCGGCAATAGTTCAGAAAAGGACGACAGATTTACGAAAACCGGGAATGATGATCTTACcttaaaaacaaatgatGGATTCAAGTTTgaggaaataaaatacgATGACAATAGTGTGTGGAAGCATGCTGAAGACACTTCCTCAAAAAATCGTCCTGATAAAATAgttttaaaactaaaatctAGATGCGTCTGGGTTTACTTTAGTTTTATAGACTTTTGGGTCtacaaatacataaataaagaCTGGAAATTAGTATGGAGTATTGAAAAAGGGCAGCAGTAAATCGTTTACATGAGcttaatttaatttattttaatttatgaatACGTGTTAACATAgctatattttatatcttTGGCTCTACTTTACAAAAATGAGTTTTTGGTTTACTTCTTCAATTTCGTGGAGTAAAACTTATGATGTATtgtttttagggttttagtAATTAGTCAAAGAGCGATAGTTGTTtgtatttacaaaaatttCTATATCTATGATAAATTAGTATATATGATACATATAAGCAAACACCAAGGTTCCATGGACAATGATCCATTAACAAAGTTCCATTAACCACTAGCCATGAAGTTTTTTGTACAAGCCATGGCTAAACTGGTACGTCAAACCGTGTTAACCTGAGTATAACCATGTTGCAAAAATTGCTTATTGGAGCAACTAATGAACGGTAACAATTGATCTAGTCGCGTCAACCAGGTATCCATAAACACCATGGCAGATGTCGTAGACAACATGTGTCATTTACTGGCTGTTGTAGGCGCCTGTCGCTATACCTGGTGTTTCGACAATAACATGAATCGCATGAGACTCTGCAGGACCCTTTTTCGTAGTCGGTAAATGCAATACACTGCCAGTGTATGTACCTGTTAATTGGCGTAGTCGTAGTGGACTGACCCCAGCACCACCCATGGTTGATCCTTGCGACCCTGATCTCAGTGACATTCTATAACATGAAGATTAATACCATCAGTGCATACTTATTGGTATACCTGTTGGCACGCGGCCACTGGAATCTCATGGTACCAGTGAGAGCAGACGATGCTGATGGCACTTCGACAGGCGGTGGAGCAGGTTCGGCATCTGCAGGAGGCAGTATGGCAGGATCAGCCGGCGGATCAGGCTCAACTCGTAAAGCAGGTTCCAAAGCTGGCTCTTCTGCTGGTTCAAGTGCTAGTTCGACAGCTGGTGAAGTAGCTAATCTTGCAGAGGTGACAACTCCAGATACCGATGGTACTGACGGGAGTTCAGCAGCACCTGAGGCTGGCTCATCAGGTGAAGGAGCTTCAAGTGGAGGCACTGATGCGGGCCATGCATCTAGTGGAGAAGCTGCAAGTTTGACAGTATCCACCGGAGCTGACGGCAGTGTCGCATCATCTGAAAATGGTTCAGGCACTGATGCTGACGCTGGCTCCTCAGAAGGTGGAGAGGCTaatgctgaagctgatggTAACGCTATGGCTACACCAGCAGCGAAGGTCGAACTCGGTAGCCTGTTCCCTGATTACGGTTCATCAGTAGTTGAATTTACCGAAGGGTCATATAAAGCTGCTGCAGAGAAGGAAGCTCTAGATGCCAAAAAAGAAGAGGCTAAGCAGGTTGCTGCGGATGCAATGAAAACTGCACAGCAACTATTTGAAGCTGCTGAGAAGATTAAGAATGAAGCTGATGAACTGACAAAAGCAGCGGAAGATGCTACAAAAGTAGACGAGCTCGTCGCTAAATTGGAAGCTACAGCCTATAAAGTGGGAGTAGAGAGGTCACAAGCCTCGGAGTTTGCCAAACCACCGGATATGATGATTTATAATGGCTTCCCAGACGGCCATCACCGTCTCATTGACCACGCATCATTGTTAAGATTCTATAAGTTACACAGGTGGGAACATGGCACAATGTATTACGACGGCTTCCCCAACGGATGGCACGGCCTAGATTTCGGGAATCTTGATGCAATAGAAAAGGACGCCAAAGAATTCAGAATAAAGAAATATGCGGCTGAGAGAGATGCTAAAAATCAACAAATTATTGACAAAGAAAGAGAAATTGAAGAAAAAGACAAACATATTGCTGATAAAGTTGGTGAAATCGGCCGTAAAAAGGTTGACGTAGATGCGAAATTGGCAGAACTAAATGCTAAAAAAGGAGAAGTTAATCAGATGAGAGATATTATAACAGAATTGACCAAGCAATTGAGAGATCTAGAGAATGAAGCTAGAACACTTACTACCGAGTATGCTACCCTATTATCAAGACATAGTCTTTTGGAGGTTGATCTTAGGAAACTTGAGGATGATAAGAGTAAACTACAGAAAGATCACGCTGCccttgaagaagatgatagGAATATTGTCAGAGCCTACTATGAATTGAGCGGAAGGACGAGTTATTTAGATGGAAAACCTACGGCAACCGATCCTTTCGTTGATCCTAGAGACAACTTTTCATTTACTGAAGAACTGGGACTAGTTGAAGTAAAACCTAAGGATGATGTTTTCATAAATCCTGCTGACAACTATAGCGACCATCCATTATATACAGGAGCTTCATTATCTGGTGGATCggcagctccagcagctgaagTGGAAGTTGGTGAATCAGTCCATGAGACTTTAAATGAAGCAGCTGATGCGTCTATAACAGCAGTTGCTGACGAATCTTCCGAAGCTGCCGAAGCTAAACCAGCAGAAGCACTTGTAGCATCAACCCCCGTAGCAACTCCAGCCAACGAAGAGGCGGCACCAGAAGCTAAACCAGCTGAAGGTGCAGCCCCTCTTGCTGAAGGTTCTCAATCGGTCCCCGCTGAAGTTAGATTGTTCAAGTCTGATACAGATGGCAATTATGTAGAAATGCTCGTAGCAGACTATACAAAGAAACAGGCCTCCGGTGATGACAGATATGAGTTTGTATCAGGAGTCTCCTGTACTAAGGTCATGTTTGGATCACATGATGTGTGGAAGAAGGGTGACCACAATGTTAATGAGCCTAAATTAGTCGCATATAATGCCACTGCTGGTGTGATTGGTGTACGTGATAGTGACAGAGcagttttatataaaaaggatGCTAATTCTGATGATTGGAAGCATCATAAGACTGTTGAGAGATCTAAGTCATCAGGAACTTCCAGATCTGCAGCGCATACTGGTTCATCAGCCCACACAGGAACatcagctccagcttcatCCCCAGAATCAGCACCAGAACCAGGATCTCTAGCTAACAGCTCTGCCTTGTCTGGATCAAAGTTGAACCTTGCTGAACCCGAAGAGACTTCCAGCGTTTCATCTGAAGGTTCTGAAGGCGATTCTGGTACCGGCTTAAGAGGTGCATGAGCAGCAGAATATGAACCTGTATCCATGCCACAAGTGAATTATCGGTTATAGTTTAAAGTATTTAACAAGCAATATACAATGGTAATAATAGCGATGTATCTGCCTATTGCAACGCAAGGTCATATTAGCCATGTCATAGCATTTGATTGCCAATGGCTATGTCAACAATAACCAACATGAATCACCAATATTTGGCATCATTACACAAAAAATTGCTGTAAATAACCAGCAATAACTCGAAACAGCCAACAACTATCACCAATGTTTAATGCAGTGGATTGGATTAACACAATAATTGTACctaagtaaatttaaaaggtCAAAACTCATCCATGTTATGGTAACttccatttattaaatcaattaaaGGGACTATTATCCATATGAAATAATGGTAGTGGTTGCCTAACTAGCGATATCCTTGATAGCCTTTTGGTATTATTGTATCAGTGGCATCCTAACAAGTGATATCCTCAATAGCCATATGATATTAACTAGTAGTAATATCCATATGTATTAATCGTACAGTGCTAGCCTAACTAGTGGTAACCTTATTTTCCTGTAGCGATTAAGGCATTATCAGTAGCCTACCCGAGGTACCATTAATATACGTATGAGATAATAGTATCCCATTCTTGTAATCAGACATCAATGAGTGCctgaataataaattattactGAATTAGTCAACAAATTTAGCAACAAAATTAAGTTCAATGCACTATATATTCgtgtttatgttttttatatcaacttaatataatttgtgtGAGTACTGTATATGTTGTGTGTACAGGCTGTGTATGCCTGGTATTAGTGCCAAAAGTGAAATGATGATTAAGATTTGATGGTTTTTacattgaataaatagatacATGATCAATATGCgcaaattaataatgttaTTATAGTTGTAATcattaaaatgatatcaATAATATGGTAATGACGATGAGGTACCAGAATCAGGTTAGGATCTAGTATTCCAATGTTATATCATAacaaaatatcaataaGGGAATTAGATAGGTtgatacatatttatgcaATGacgtaaaaataaatggtCATATTGTAAGGGGGTATCATGATGGatgttacaaaatatttgtatcatatttcattatattttttaattataacacatttctatacacattttaacgaatatttgaaaattattcTAATCAGTTTATTATAGAGTGTATGACAAAAtttgttacacattattatagctctacacattaacacactgttatcataaatttattaaaaatcacCAAAATATCTATACAGATTACTTAACAATACTTATAACACATAACTAAAggttaattataaaattaaagtcATCTATAACTCATTAAACTGTAGAATCAATCTTTTGAATAATGGTTATTACATAACTGTATTTACATGTTGAGGTTCATTCTTTTTCACATTTTGCTCAATAATAGATGCGATAGACTCATTTGCCGATACATCACTGGCTTTACAAGTTTTAACTAGGCGCCCCTCGTGTATAACCCAAACAGAGGTACAACTCTTCAAAACTGTTGCATCATGTGCTACAACAAAAGTGGTACAGTGACTAAAGTATTTCTGTATAAGTTCATAAATTGGAACCCCTAGGTCATCATCTCTACGAGTAGGATCAAACAAGTCTTCTTCTGGTGGCTCGTCTACCACTATTAATCTGAAGAACTGCCTATACAATACTAATCTGGCCAATGAAAGCGTTCTGAGTTGATTGTAGGAAAGTAGCAATTCATTATCAACACCGGATTTAGACGATTCGAGGGACTTGGATTTCCCATTATCCAAAGTGTTAGGCCTTACTACATCTTGTTTCTTATAGTATAAAAGGGGCTCCTCTGGCGCTAGAATCGTATCCAGCAGCTTTCCGCCTGAAAGGTGGGTAACAAATTCCAAAAGACCACACTGATTAAGGGCGCTATTAATATCATCATCATTGAACAACTTTCTAGGATCAAGGAACCTACGGATAGTCCAACCCTTGAAGACAAATGGCAGTTGTGGTAGGACACCTATTATTTGTCTAAGAACAACCCTGGGGATTTCATTCAGGTCCTTGCCATCAAGCAGTACTTGACCAGTTCTGTTACTAACAATGTTCTGTAACACTGACAACAGGGTTGTCTTACCAGCACCTGTTCTGCCAACCATACCAATAATCTCAGATTTATTGGCAGTTACTGTTAGATGTTTCAATATCATACTCTCTGGGTTACGGTCAAGAGAagtgtacacacacacatctTTCAATTCAACACCGGTATGTTCGGGAGTTATGTACTTGCCAACATCGAGgatgtgtattttaggATGATAGAATAGCCTTCTCAATCCATAGAATTTTCTGTTTTCAGACTTGAACTCAATCGCCCTTCGTTTCAACAGCTGCTTCTTGTCGAGGTCACTAACGTCTTTATTGGTTGgattaattaaatgttCTTCATGGGTATTGGGACTTTTATCGAATCTAAGCTTAGTTCCCAAAGGAATAAAATAGCGGAACCTCTCGATTGAACTTATAACCATTCGAGTGCAAGCATACATAAACGAAAAGTCGCTGAATGACTTGTTCACATTCGTACAAAGCGATAATGCCAGCCCAAAATATCCTACTGTCATTTTGTGTTTAGTGAATTTATCTAATACGATCGGAATAACAAGTATAATGAATGTAGTTAATGGGAATATCCAAGTAAACAAGATTGTTGACCAAGAAACGGCGGCAGCAAAAAGGAACTTGGTTCTAGCATTATAATCCCTATGTTCGAGGAAATCACCTAGAAGATCTGAATTTCTGTTGAAGCTTCTGTAAACCGACCATCCGGAAATAGAACTTTCTATCACCGAGTTCATTTGAGCAAGAGATTCCATGAATCCAAAATTCAATGCTACTGAAGTGTTTATATACCTCATCaatatgtaaatgtatatCAGAACCAGAGTTAGAAGAATGAATGGTACTGATATAGGAATCAAATAGAACAACGTAATTATGTTAGTGGCAGCCTGAAtgaatgataataataccAATGAAATGTTAAATCCAGTAATATCATCAGTCATCATAAGATCTCCGGACAGAAACGTTATCACCTGATTAATCTGcctctttattttaactactGAAGAGCTATAGTTGAAAATTGTGTTGATGCAATATTCGTGAAGCTTGCGACATGATACTATAGAGCCAGCTGTAAGCGCTACAGTTGCTAGAAATGATAATACAATAATGACTGATACAAATATGACTGTCACTCTCAATGCTGAATTACTACGTGATTTAATACCAGCAAGATCTACAAGAGCGCCCTTGTTGAAGTCGTTAATATTCTTGGTTATAAAATCTGATAAGTTGgttgaaaaaacaaatttaaggTAATCTAATATGTTAAATGCCACTGTCAGaattatgtatatagaGAATGTAACCATGGCTGGCTTCATGAAAACAAGATATGGGTTGAATTTAGCATTTCCAAAGTGGTCTTTGATGTATTTCACAAAGGATTGCTGGTAGAGATTCTTGATTATCTCGACGCGGCGCGACCTTGAAGTGTTAGATAAACACAAACCAAGCATATCGTTGGTTAAGCCATTCAAGGTATAAGGGCCGGTTCTAGAGGATGTTAAATACTTGAAGTCGCCCTCGTGcttcttgttcttcatAAAGTTGTGTATAGTACTAACGAACTTCAATTCCCTgttttttatgttataaattGGCGTATTCTGGAATTGCGCTGGTTCACATGATTTGATGCAGATGTCCAGGATTTGTTTTGATGTTGTTAAAACAACACTCAAATCATCCTTAACTAATAACCcagtttttatattaaacaggttattgaatatagttttgGATACATAAGGATCTAGACCATGCAATGAAGAATCCAAGCACATCAAGAATGAACAttgattgttattatactCCTTGTTTACATTGTGGAATATCAAATAAGCATATATTGCACGAGCCATTTCTACTCTCACTCTCTGACCACCACTCAATGAGTGTGCCTTATCTGACACTACCCTGAGGTCACCATTCTCCCAGGTTGATATGTCAAACTCAAGATCAACTGCCTTTAACACAGTGTTGTATATTTCTTCATCAAACTTATAACCAAATGTAATGTTGGATCTAATGGTACCCTGTTTTAGGAATATATCCTCAGAAGCATAGAATATAGGCATAGATGTGTGTAGAGGAATAACTGCCATGGAACCCCCAACCAGGGTCATCTCACCAAGCATTGATTTGATAAAGTTAGATTTACCTGAACCCAGAACACCTGTGACAATAGCCATCTCACTACGTTTTAGTTCAAAGTTGACGTTTTTCAAAAAGGGTTTATAGTTCTTATTTAGTAGATCCTGTCTAGAGTTGACCCATGTGAAGGCGGCGTCTTTGAAATATACGATAACATTAATAGGTATTTGGTCTGTGACATCAGTTAAAACAGCGGATGTTTGTGTAGAACcaacaaatttattatcagcGGCATAGAAATTAGGAGGACAGCCAGAGagatatttatttaaccTTTTATAACAGACAACTGCCATTCCAACAATATTTATGGCCCTCGGAATTAAAAACATCGAAGTGACTATTctcatgtatatataaaacgtTGTCATAAATGCTGCGGTGTTAATATCAGTAATGACAGCTGCATTATTAACAGACTTAACAAagtacattttaataatgtaaaaagAGACGTTAATAGTTGTGCTGAATAGAAACATATTGACAAATGtgatgaaaattttaacaacgATTAATGAAAGCTCATTATTCCTTGTTTgagtaataatattaaatccaATATCGTCGATCAACATTTTCTTTATAATACTTAATGAGCCAAGGATATCATTGTACTTCGTTACTTTGTAATCTCTCATGTATATGACGTACTTAAATATAACGGCGTTGAAAATTTCAATGACAACCATGAAGAACAGGAACAATGATCCTGTAACGTATAATACCCATAAATTACCCTTAACATGTCTCGACAGCAAATATACtccataaataaaatttgttaagAATTGTACAATGAATTTAGTTGACTCGAATGCCATTGCAATGTTAAAGGAGTCATAAAACACGTATGTGAAAATCTTGGGAGTAACTTCCTTGCTCTGATATCTTAGAGCTGGACAGAACAATGGGTTCTTGGAGCATTGTGAATGTGGATCACAGCTGTGAAGTACCTGATCACAGGTGTTCAAAATATTCTTGCCATTGATATTGTTGTAGAATACGCGCCTATGTGATAGAGAGTGGCGATAAGGTACGGTACCGTACAAGTAATGGAGTGTATAAATCATCCTGTAAAGATAATAATTCACATTTTCAAGTATAATCCCATCCAATATATGAAAGCCCATAATAgccaacaacaacaatattgaATTACTCACATGAATTGAAGGATCgtttaaaatttcaagCAATTTTTTGACCAAAATGGATATGCTCATACTCAAAACGTTTCCAACAACGAGCcctaaaaacaaaacaatCGACTTTCTCCATGACGTTAATAATATAGCGCGAAGGAGAATGGACCCGTATGGTTTAACGGGCTTCTTACTAGTCTTAGTGGCCTCGTGGAGGTCCAATCTGACCAATCCATCACTAACATGtttggaaaaaataggTTCCCACTTCAATATTTGATCAGAAACCTGTAAGGGGTGGAGTTTATACGGTtcaatgtattttttagaTAGCACTGAGACCCATCTGTTTACCCagtgaaaaaataaatatttaagaaCGCTCGTCTCATCATAGTAACGGAatcctttatttttcctatttttaaaataagattTATGATACAGTTCACTATCCCAAAACAGAGAATCAGGATCGTCTTCACAAATCagatttttattatagGAGCGTTCGTTCATACTCAATAATCAGAACAATCCCTTCACTATTTATATAAGAAACatcattaataataatcTATAATACATCAAATATAAtctgtgtaaataataatctaacattaaacattaaacatttaacatttttatggtgtaaaaaaataaaatatatttcatCAAGTTCCACTTATATGATTTCATTATCATAGATATAATtaacttaaaaataaaatatactacattaaGGTGTGTTAAACACTGATTTGTATACCAGAATTCTCTGTTTAAGACAACgttcaattttatcattgACTACATCGGAGATCTTACACATTCTTCGATAATTGATACTATGGAATCACTAGCTGATATATCACTTGCTTTACATCTTTTAGCTTGATAATTTTCATCTATTATCCAAACTGATATCCTGGTTTTAACTACATTTGCATCATGGCCTACatacattataaaatcCCTTCTACCCTGTCtgtttacattttatatgGTCTAATGTTATTTTCTTGGTATCATTTATAACATGTGATCATAGACTATCCTTTATCCctaatatatgttatatagTTGATGTTCAATGTTTCATAAATGATATggaattttattatatatcggtgaatattttctataatttaatgACAATAAACTAGGTAATCATTTCTAATAGTATATTGTATATGattagtatatatttatttgcaaGCTTGTACCTAATTTATGATAAGtcacattttaataatatttatagaATGTAGATGATACAGACGTAACCAAACAAATTCAGGGAATTAGTATAgttgtaattattaaaatgatatcaATAATATGGTGATGACGATGAGGTACCAGAATCAGGTTAGGATATAGTCTTCCAATGTTATATCATAACAAAATCTAAAATCCAATGTTATtggtacatatttattccaATGTGAGAAAATAAATGGTAATTTGTTAGGGTTATATCAAGTAGTATATTGGAACATAtctataatatattttaatacattttttttattttaataaatttatatacacattattatacatttttgaaaattattattctaTTTTGGTTATCTTTGAGATTACACCGATATTGGTCAACCATTACTTTCTATATTGCCacacattaataaattattaatacgACTACACTCAAACATACAAAATATCTGATCACACCCAAACATTATAGGTAATAACTGGACACACTCATAAAACAgtcaatacacatttatcggcttgttaataataattatcacacatatttagaggttaattataaaattaaagtcATGTATAACTCATTAAACAAACTGCATTTCTAGTCTTTTGGACTATGGTTATTAAAcaactaaatttaaacaaagcTAAATCCTTTTAACGTATTGCTCAATAATAGATGCGATAGACTCATTTGCGGATACTTCACTGGCTTTACACGTTTTTACTACACACCCCTCATGTATCACCCACACAGAGGTACAAGATTTTAATACGTTAACATCATGTGCAGCCACAAAGGTAGTACAATGATTAAAGTTTTTCTGTAGAATATCATAAATTGGAACTGAAAGATCATCCTTTCTGACGTCGGCTTTTTCGGTATCTTCCTCCGGTGGTTCATCAACTACAATAAGCCTAAAGAAGTGCCTGTATAACACAAGTCTGGCCAAATACAATATTCTAAGCTGATTGTAGGATAACAGCATATCATAATTGATATTCGGCTCTGTCAATTTGTTATAGCTTGAGGATTCGTCATTGTATCGCTTTGGTATGGATTGCGCATTCTTCGATTTCCGGTAGTACAACACTGGCTCCTCTGGAACCAATACCGTATCCAATTTCTTACCGCCCTGTAGTTCATTTACGAAGTTCATAAGACCAGACTGGTCAAGCGCATCATTTATCTCATCATCACTAAACAGCTTTCTCGGATCAAGGAACCTCCTAATAGTCCAACCCTTGAACACAAATGGCAGTTGTGGCAACACACCTATAATCTGTCGAAGGACAACCTTGGGGATATCATTCAGGTCCTTGCCATCCAACAACACCTGACCTGTACGATTAGTCGATAAGTTCTGCAGTACAGATAGTAGTGTGGTTTTGCCGGCGCCTGTTCTTCCAACCATACCAATGATCTCAGATTTACCAGCTGACACAGTGAAGTGTTTTAGAATCATGCCTTCTGGGTTAAGGTCGGGTGttgtgtacacacacacgtCTTTCAGCTGGACACCTGTGCGATCATGGGTTAGGTAATCGTTGACATCGAGGATATGTAATTTAGGATGGTAGAATAGTCTTCTCAAAGCATAAAACCTTTTGTTTTCAACTTTAAATTCTATGGCCCTTCTCCTTAacaattgttttttatccatCTCACTAACATGTTTATTCGCAGGATTAACTACATATTCTTCATGGGTGTTGGGACACTTGTCGAACTTGAGCTTTTGACCCGGAGGAATGAAATATCGGAACCTCTCAATTGATCCCATAAGTTGTTCAGTACAACCATACATAAACGAAAAGTTGCTGAAAGATTTGATGACGTTCATGGAAAGAGATAGGGCCAAACCATAATAACCAACCATCATATTGTACTTGGTGTATTTGTCCAGAATGATTGGGATTACCAGTATAATGAATGTGGTTAATGAGAATATCCATGTAAACAAGATTGTTGACCACGAGACGGCAGCAGCAAAGAGGAACTTCGATCGAGCATTGTAATCCCTCTGCTCCATGAACTCTCGGAGTAAATCCGAATCCCTATTAAAACTTCTGTAAACAGATCCTCCAGAAATAGAACGTTCGATAACAGAGTTAAGGTGAACAAGTGATTCCAAAAACCCATAGTTCAAGTTGACTGCAGTACCTATAAACCTCCTCataacataaatgtatGTCAAAACTAGAGTgaggaaaataaatggaattGAAATTGGAATTACAAAGAACAAAGTAATTAAGTTGGTGACAGTCTGaattgatgaaaataagaataaagcAATAAATAACCCTGTAATATCATCAGTCATCATAAGATCGCAAGAAAGGTATGTGATAACTTGACTAATTTGTTTCTTAATTTGAACTACAGAAGAACTATAATTGAAAATTGTTGTGATACAGTATTCATGAAGTTTCCGACATGAAATCAAAGAAGCCGCGGAAATGGCTAAAGTGGCCAACAAGGACAATGCGATAATTActgatacaaatattactgTCACTTTTAGTGCCGAATTACTGCGGGATTTAATCTCAGCAAGGTCCACTATGGTCCCCTTGTTGTGATCGTTGATGTTTTTGGTGATGTAGTCTGACAAGTTGGTCGACAGAACGAATTTAACGTAATCCATAACATTTAATGCCACTGTGagtagtatatatatagtgaATAAGAACGGTGCAGGCTtcataaat encodes:
- a CDS encoding ABC transporter, which codes for MNERSYNKNLICEDDPDSLFWDSELYHKSYFKNRKNKGFRYYDETSVLKYLFFHWVNRWVSVLSKKYIEPYKLHPLQVSDQILKWEPIFSKHVSDGLVRLDLHEATKTSKKPVKPYGSILLRAILLTSWRKSIVLFLGLVVGNVLSMSISILVKKLLEILNDPSIHVSNSILLLLAIMGFHILDGIILENVNYYLYRMIYTLHYLYGTVPYRHSLSHRRVFYNNINGKNILNTCDQVLHSCDPHSQCSKNPLFCPALRYQSKEVTPKIFTYVFYDSFNIAMAFESTKFIVQFLTNFIYGVYLLSRHVKGNLWVLYVTGSLFLFFMVVIEIFNAVIFKYVIYMRDYKVTKYNDILGSLSIIKKMLIDDIGFNIITQTRNNELSLIVVKIFITFVNMFLFSTTINVSFYIIKMYFVKSVNNAAVITDINTAAFMTTFYIYMRIVTSMFLIPRAINIVGMAVVCYKRLNKYLSGCPPNFYAADNKFVGSTQTSAVLTDVTDQIPINVIVYFKDAAFTWVNSRQDLLNKNYKPFLKNVNFELKRSEMAIVTGVLGSGKSNFIKSMLGEMTLVGGSMAVIPLHTSMPIFYASEDIFLKQGTIRSNITFGYKFDEEIYNTVLKAVDLEFDISTWENGDLRVVSDKAHSLSGGQRVRVEMARAIYAYLIFHNVNKEYNNNQCSFLMCLDSSLHGLDPYVSKTIFNNLFNIKTGLLVKDDLSVVLTTSKQILDICIKSCEPAQFQNTPIYNIKNRELKFVSTIHNFMKNKKHEGDFKYLTSSRTGPYTLNGLTNDMLGLCLSNTSRSRRVEIIKNLYQQSFVKYIKDHFGNAKFNPYLVFMKPAMVTFSIYIILTVAFNILDYLKFVFSTNLSDFITKNINDFNKGALVDLAGIKSRSNSALRVTVIFVSVIIVLSFLATVALTAGSIVSCRKLHEYCINTIFNYSSSVVKIKRQINQVITFLSGDLMMTDDITGFNISLVLLSFIQAATNIITLFYLIPISVPFILLTLVLIYIYILMRYINTSVALNFGFMESLAQMNSVIESSISGWSVYRSFNRNSDLLGDFLEHRDYNARTKFLFAAAVSWSTILFTWIFPLTTFIILVIPIVLDKFTKHKMTVGYFGLALSLCTNVNKSFSDFSFMYACTRMVISSIERFRYFIPLGTKLRFDKSPNTHEEHLINPTNKDVSDLDKKQLLKRRAIEFKSENRKFYGLRRLFYHPKIHILDVGKYITPEHTGVELKDVCVYTSLDRNPESMILKHLTVTANKSEIIGMVGRTGAGKTTLLSVLQNIVSNRTGQVLLDGKDLNEIPRVVLRQIIGVLPQLPFVFKGWTIRRFLDPRKLFNDDDINSALNQCGLLEFVTHLSGGKLLDTILAPEEPLLYYKKQDVVRPNTLDNGKSKSLESSKSGVDNELLLSYNQLRTLSLARLVLYRQFFRLIVVDEPPEEDLFDPTRRDDDLGVPIYELIQKYFSHCTTFVVAHDATVLKSCTSVWVIHEGRLVKTCKASDVSANESIASIIEQNVKKNEPQHVNTVM